Genomic DNA from Bacteroidota bacterium:
GAACAACATGCGAACCGATGAATCCGGCTCCGCCGGTGATGAGGACTTTTTTCATGGAATTAAGAGACTGTTTAAAATTTATTCAATAATAATTTTATGGAAGCAAGGTAAATCATCGCTTGACTTGTTTCCAAGAGATATTCAAAATCCTTACTGAGTCTTCTGAAGTTTTCAAGCCATGCGAATGTTCTTTCGACAAGCCA
This window encodes:
- a CDS encoding transposase, whose protein sequence is WLVERTFAWLENFRRLSKDFEYLLETSQAMIYLASIKLLLNKF